The segment CAACcgtggggagggaggaaatgaGGAAGCAGTTCGTCAAAGCAGAGACTCAGCAGCAAGAGGAGGGACAGCACACGGGGCGGGGGCAGGTGGAGATGACACAGGTGGGGCGATAGCAAGTGGTGCGGCAGGAGACCCGGCCGCACACTGGGCGCAGGCAGCAGCTCGGGCGGCAGCAGCTGGAGCCGCAGCAAGAGGGGCGGCAGCAGCTGGAGATGCGGGGGCAGCTGGGCTGGCAGCATACAGGCTGGCAGCACCGGGGCCTGCAGCAGCTGGAGATGCAGCAGGTAGGCCTGTAGCAGCTGGAGCCACAGCTGGAAACACAGCAGGAGGGGCGGGAGCAGCTAGAGATGCAGCAGGTGGGGCGAGGGCAGGTGGGCTGGCAGCACACAGGCTGGCAGCACTGGGGCCTGCAGCAGCTGGAGACACAGCAGGTAGGCCTGTAGCAGCTGGAGCCACAGCTGGAAACACAGCAGGAGGGGCGGGAGCAGCTAGAGATGCAGCAGGTGGGGCGAGGGCAGGTGGGCTGGCAGCAGACGGGGCGGCAGCAGCTGGACACACCACAGCTGGGGCGGCAGCAGGTGGTCCTGCAGCAGGTGGTCTGGCAGCAGCTGGGGGAGCAGCAGGTCTCCTGGCAGAGACTTCGGCCGCAGCTCTGGTCAGAGCAGATGGAGCCACAACAGGAGCTGACCATGGTGTCAATGGAAGCAGTGGCGTTCCACAAGTGGGCTTGCAAGAGGGTGGTTTCTTGTTTTTGACTGTTTTCTTACCCCTGTCTCTTTTTATACTCTGCTTTTAGCTGGTCTTACCGTGAGCAATGctttttccttgttatttttCCTACTAGATAATCAACTAACATTACTACTAAGTTCATAATTGTGTTTATGAAGTTAATTATGCCAATATCTAAGCATCAATATCTAAAGcctcatttcctttttctactgTTATAATTGTTCTCTTGTTTCTAATCTTGTTAAACCGTGTGTAaccactttgtttttcttcctctaatGTGTCTTCTAAGTTggaaatatcatgtgatattctATCACTGAGTTTTTATGtgtcactttttttccttctttgtgtatAACTCCATGATACTACTTTGAGAATGGCCCTGTCTCTTTTTATGTCAAAGTGGAAATAATGCACGCTACTGACAGGTAGAGTGCTGATAAGGAAATAAGAGGAAAGACTCTTGTTGGGAGTTCATGTACAGTGTGGGGAGACTGTGGTGGGGAGGTAGGCTTATTGACACACTTTTGTACAATGAGAGAAGACTAGGATGTGTTTCCTGGCTGATTAGAGAGTCAGGGGGTTACAAAAGACTTCCAGTCTCATTGTAATGACTACCCCAAGAGTTAGcttctaatttttccttttcagtggtAAGAACTTTTCCCTATAGTGTGCCAAAAGCAAGTGGGTTTGACCTATCTTCATAAGCCAACATATACAATGAATTCCGCATTATACAGAAGGATTCATTTAAAGCATCTTTTTTCCTTGTactctttcaaaattttgaatTCAAGTCATTCTGGTTAAAGAGGCTATAAATAGGCAAGCCTTGCTTTTTATCCTCCTGCTcaagcttagtcgctcagtcatgttcaactctttgtgaccctttggactgtagccctgcaggctcctgtgtccataggattttccagaaaagattattggagtaggttgccattttcttctccatgctCATTATCCTACAGACAGTCAAATGTGTTAAAAGGCAAGATTTTGACAAGTAGTCAAAACACCAAAGCATGAGTTTCCAAAACAAGTATTATGTGTTTAAAACAAGGATAAGCTGGGAAATTGGGATTgttatatatacactactgtatatagACAACTAACATAAagaggacctactgaatagcacaggaaacttTACGCAATACTCTGTAGTACCTGTAAGGAAACagcatctaaaaaagagtggacatatgtgtatgtgtgggcttccctgatggttcagttgataaagaatctgcctgcaatgcaggagaccttggtttgatacctgggtcaggaagattcgctggagaagagacaggctacccacaccagtattcttggtcttccctactggctcagctggtaaagaatccacctgcaatgcaggagacatgggttcgatccctgggttgggaagatcccctggtgaagggaatggctacctactccagtattctggcctggggaattccatggactgtatagtccaaggggtcgcaaagagttggacacgactgagtgaattttactttcactttcataagtgtATGTGGAACTGgcttactttgctgtacaacagaaactaacacaatgtaaatcaactatacttcaataaaatattataataaaaatatcctGGGAAAACCTTCCGCCCAATATATTGGAActaatgtttctttttcataatagTTATAGATCCTTGGCCTTAGCTTAAACAGTTCTCtgattactcttttttaaaaaaaatttttatttttactttattttactttacaatactgtattggttttgccatacattgacatgaatccaccacgggtgtacatgagttcccaaacatgaacccccctcctacctccctccccataacatctctctgggtcatccccatgcaccagccccaagcatgctgtatcctgcatcagacatagactggtgattcgtttcttacatgatagtatacatgtttcaatgccgttctcccaaatcatcccaccctctccctctccctcagagcccaaaagtctgctctacacatctgtgtctcttttgctgtctcgcatacagggtcatcattaccatctttctaaattccatatatatatgttagtatactgtattggtgtttttctttctggcttacttcactctgtataatcggctccagtttcacccacctcattagaactgattcaaatgaattctttttaatggctgagtaatactccattgtgtatatgtaccacagaatttcttatccattcatctgctgatggacatctaggttgtttccatgtcctggctattataaacagtgctgcgatgaacattggggtacatgtgtctctttctattctggtttcctcggtgtgtatgcccagcagtgggattggtgggtc is part of the Budorcas taxicolor isolate Tak-1 chromosome 19, Takin1.1, whole genome shotgun sequence genome and harbors:
- the LOC128065692 gene encoding keratin-associated protein 4-9-like; this translates as MVSSCCGSICSDQSCGRSLCQETCCSPSCCQTTCCRTTCCRPSCGVSSCCRPVCCQPTCPRPTCCISSCSRPSCCVSSCGSSCYRPTCCVSSCCRPQCCQPVCCQPTCPRPTCCISSCSRPSCCVSSCGSSCYRPTCCISSCCRPRCCQPVCCQPSCPRISSCCRPSCCGSSCCRPSCCLRPVCGRVSCRTTCYRPTCVISTCPRPVCCPSSCC